A stretch of DNA from Lysinibacillus sp. B2A1:
CATCAATTGTGCAGTCGGTGACATTTCAATATATGTTCCTGCCATTGCAATAACTGATGCAGCAGACGCAGCCATACCTACAATTTCAACTTTTACATTTCCAGAGAATTTCTTTAATTCTGTGTAAATTTCTGACGCACTAAATACATAACCACCATTACTGTTAATCACAACTGTAAGTTCCTTAACATTATTGCGTTTAGCATTTTCAATTATATTGGACACCTTACTCGGGCTTGTAGCAGGTCTACCAAACCAATCATAAATCCACTGGTCACCATCATTAATTATTGGTCCTTTAATTTCAATCTTCATTTCCCTTACTCACCTCCTCTTGAAGTTGAGCCTCATTGTATGCAGCATCTAGGCCACCTTCTCGACGTGCCTTCTCTTCTCGAACACGCTGTGGATGATTACGCCAGTAGTCTCCTCCATTTAACTCAACAGTCTCTTTTGCACGTGTGCTAAATCCATTGTCTACACGTTTAATAGATGCATTCACTTCTTTCAGTGGATCTAATTGACCCTGTGCTGGACCGTTCCATTCAGCTGTTGCATAAGCTTTACGAATCATCGGATCATCTAAAAAACCCGGTGCATCAATGCGACCGAGTAAAATAGCTTCCATAAGAAACTCTTCATATATTGGCTGACAAAACCGCGCTGCTAACCACGCTCGACGCATCTTGAACATTTTCCACGCTTCTAACAACGCCCCTCTAGAAGCAGAATAAGAAGACGTAAAGTGCTTTAATAACAATTCATATGGTAATTCTAATGCAGCACCAATTTGGCGACAAACAGCTACTACAAACGGATCAAATGAAGCGTTATTTCTCCCAGGGTTAGAAACTTGAATTTCCTCTCCATCTGCTAAAGAAACAATAGCTCCTGTCCCCATTTCATAACTGTATTCATCTCCGTCATCTACACGTTCTTCTTCAGAAATTGCTTCTCCAAAAGGTTTTCCATCATCCCCAGCATCCGATTTTATAAAAACCGTATAGAGAGATGAAACAAGCGCGGCCATTAATTCAGCATCTGTGTAGCGATCTAATTGTTTTAAGCTTTCAATCACCGGTGACAAAATCGGTACTCCCCTTCGT
This window harbors:
- a CDS encoding phage portal protein, producing MNAIDKAIAFVSPERALKRMNARKEMEIKNTGYSNSGASKRKKSMLGWIFKGGSTKEDIDDNLDTLRERSRDLFMNTPLATGSLKTMRTNIVGAGLRLNAQIDYEFLSMSEEEADEWETKVEREFSLWADSLMCDATHMHNFYELQQLAFLSFLMSGEVFTLLPYRRHKQSPYGLRVQLIEADRISSPTGNKSVINGVELGSFGEVTAYHIAKHHPLAKTSVKKGWARVEKFGAKTGRQNILHLMESERPEQRRGVPILSPVIESLKQLDRYTDAELMAALVSSLYTVFIKSDAGDDGKPFGEAISEEERVDDGDEYSYEMGTGAIVSLADGEEIQVSNPGRNNASFDPFVVAVCRQIGAALELPYELLLKHFTSSYSASRGALLEAWKMFKMRRAWLAARFCQPIYEEFLMEAILLGRIDAPGFLDDPMIRKAYATAEWNGPAQGQLDPLKEVNASIKRVDNGFSTRAKETVELNGGDYWRNHPQRVREEKARREGGLDAAYNEAQLQEEVSKGNED